GGCTTCTTCCCTTTCCTTCCATTATATAACAAATGCGGTGGTGTTCTGTACAGGACACAACTGGATTTCGGACTGCaacagatctatctatctatctatctatctatctatctatctatctatctatctatctatctatctatctatctaactatctatctatctatctatctatctatctacagtatctatctatctatatctcttttACAATATAAGGAAGTATGGGGATGTATTGGATACCACTTGTGTAAAAGAACTGTCTATCTGTCTACAgttgacaccctagagaatacaaaagacctttatctatctatctatctatctatctatctatctatctatctatctatctatctatctatctatcttgctATTCTACAATTTTGTTTATGCAAGccttttctttctatctatctatctatctacctattttCTTCTCTGTAGGACACTGTTTAAATGTAATATACagcagcctaaagcctcgtacacacgaccgaggaactcgacgggtgaaacacatcgttttcctctccaagttccttgttaggctgtcgaggaactcgagaaggcaagtttctccattcccgttgaggaaaaagaagacatgctctctttttagctcgacgggatcctcgacagtttcctcgtcgaaaaatgtacacacgaccggtttcctcggcaaaaaaaaaatcccaccaagtttcttgctggtttttgccgagaaactcggtcgtgtgtacgaggcctaagagtccttagatgtggctgcattagtttactTTTTCAGACTCTATAATACTACTGCAGAGTACACAGGGCACAACTGGATTTCTGACTAGATCAACAGGTCgttatttttacaattaaaaattGAACAAATATAACAAAGTGCAGGGgcagcttagtggttagcacttctgataACCCCAGTGGTTGGCACTGGGGTCCTCGCTCTAAATCCTGGTCAGGGCAGTATATGcaagagtttgcatgttctccctgtgcttgcatagCTTTCGGCCcacagacatgctggtaggttaactggcTCCTAACTTCCTCCTTCTCTAGTATGAAATTCTACTGAATGCACAAGATGGCTTCATCCCTGGCCCAACACAAATTTAATAAGCCATGCTGATAAAGCAACCAagcttttttttctaattaaaaaaaatatatacgaaTTTCAAAATGTCTGGTTGGGTTGGTGTCAGTGTGGAGGAGTGGGAATGCAGACGACTCTAGGTGACAATCCAGTGTATGAAAGGGGTGAGCCAAAGACAGTTAGGCTGGGGAGGTAAGATCTATATAATGCTTgactgataaatatatatatatatatataaatatatatatatatatatatatatatatatatacatatatatatatattagagcagACTCAATAGACCGCTTAGTGTTTCTTTCTGCTGCTAGTCTTCTATGTTTCTTTCAACCAGGCAGGACATTATCTGGGCTATATCTGACGTAATGCAGCTTCTTGTGCACACTGTGAGAAGCTTATATCTAAGTAATTTGGGTAAGCAATTTCAATACGGGAAAGTAGCCTTTAGTCCCTCTGTATTGCCCGTCTATTATTTCCCTGAGAGCTGTCACTTTCTTTCACTCTCTCCCTTTTCCTTTATCCCTTTATCCCTTTTTCATTCTTTCATTTAGAGAATTTTTTCAGCTGATCATCAGTTGCTCTGTTCTCTTCATAGAGAGCTTTTCATCACATGGTGCAACTTTAGATTGTCAGCTCAGTTGCTGAGAAAATCCAGTGATGACAGTTCGAGAAGGGATTGGGTGTTGTATCATCACCTCTCATTCCTAGTGACAGATCAGGCTGTGTCCTCTCACAGTCTCATTCTCATGGACCCctgtctctctcccttcctttctcctctcccaatctttctcctttcctttctATTCCTCCAGCTCTTCCTTCCGTCCTCCTTCCTCTCTCTGTTCCTTTCTACTTTCCCGATCTTTCTGCTTGTCTTTCCCACTGTATTCCTccagttctttctttttttctcttttctttctttctctctctttcctttcttctaTACTTCCATCCTTTCTCAGGTTTAACGCTCAacctctctccttttttctctctcttcttcactgtctctctttttttctaaTTCTACTTTCTTGTCTCTCTCTGTATTGCCTCAgtctctccttcttcctctttccttctcaccatctatttttgtttttctaatttctttttgttttttccttcccTCTCTTACGAGATAGTTGTCTCCTGTAATAATTAACCTCCTGTAAGATTTCCATGAGATGGGAGTCAGCCGTTGACTCATACTTCCCCTTATCTTTCAACGTTAGCTAGTGTTTCCATATTCCAGGGAAGCAGGTTAAAAACGTCTGCGTCACGCATTCAGCTCACCCCAGCCAAACTACGAGCGTGaacactttttgtttttaatgcGTTCCTCTGTCAGAATGCTAATAAAAAATTAAGGGTGTAAGTCATGGTGCCCCTGCCTAAATGCAGATTGGAAAACGTAGGCCTTTTCAGTGGGTTCCAAGGCCTCGGGCTCTTTTATATCCATGTTATGCCAGTGCTGTGAACCTAGCCTCTCCAGAGTCTTATTCACTAAGCAATCATAAGCTGAGACTTGTGCTGTCCAAGACGCCATACTCTTCAGTTCCAAATTTGCTGGGTGAAATCCCATACCGATAAAGGAAAACTTTTATTAACTTTGGGATGAAAAGAACCTCGCTAGATATTGAGGACCAAATGTTGCCTAAGGCAGCTGGTGACATTTTACCTCTCATTTTATTTCTATTGCTCAGAAAATTtcaattttaaagcccaactgatgtcttgttttttttatacttgttatGCAGTCAGGTTCAATATGGCATTTTttgaattacacttttttaacgtGTTTGTAATTAAAACAATAAGAAGCTGCTTGCTTGTGCTGTCAGCATGCTGGAGAGTCAGGCCAATTCTCTCATATAAAGCACATTGGTCTGGGTCTCCAGCGATCGGAGACACTCCCTGTGCAGTGCTCCAATCAACAGTGCCCTTTAGGGAGTATTAGCATTGCTGAACGGAGTACTGTGCTGGAGGCATATTGGACTTCTGAAGACTCGGACCTCTGCAGTCTGCGTCCGACTCTCAAGTGTGCTGGCAgcacattacattttttattatgcaGCCTGACTACATtacaagtataaaaaaataaaaactccagtTAAGCTTTAGCATAAATTATATAATAGAAAGCAGGATATACCAGTAATTAAAGACAAAATTTCAGTTTAAACTAATTAATTCTGTAGTTAATAGTGCCAGAGCTACTCGAATCTTTTGATAGAAAAATAACAATTTTGTCTCAGTAATAATACTAATATAATGTATAAAAACTTTAAATAATGGGTAATtttgggctgttttttagcacaaGGTAATGTCCAGGATTATTAAATGACTCCAGTGCATATTGACAAACCTGCAAAAATTCACCCTTTCCAAATCTCAGATTTTTTTCCTGGTTCAGACATGTTAGGCTTCAACATGCTTTACCAGCAAATggttacttatgccgcgtacacacgaccgtttttcgggttgtaaaaaattaattttttttttaaatgtctgggctccagagcatttttcacgatgtaaaaaatggccattaaaaatttagaacatactctaatttttcactacgtttttaacgttgtcgtttttaacgtcgtaaaaaatggttgtgtgtgggctttaacgacgtgaaataaagcgcatgctcagaagaaagttatgagatgggagcgctcgttctggaaaaaatagcattcgtaatggagtaagcacattcatcacgctgtaacagactgaaaagcgcgaatcatcttttacaaacacgaaatcagtaaaagcaacccaaagggtggcaccatccgaatggaacttcccctttatagtgccgtcgtacgtgttgtacgtcaccgcgatttgctagagcatttttttttaacgatcgtgtgtaggtagggccattttaacgatcgggttgaaataaaagtattttttttagaccattaaaaacttaattttttacaacccgaaaaacagtcgtgtgtacgcggcattacaggtccTGTTTTTATGGAGAAACAAAAAGGACATCTTTTAATATCTTCCTTAAAGAGAActgtgatatttattatttagTCAGTATAGATACAAAAGGAGTTTGACAGAGTCCCTCTTTAAATCTGATTGGTTATCATCAGCAACTATACCACTCCTTTCCCTCATTTTTCATAAAACGGTCCATCAATACACCACTGACACAGTGAGGTTGATATTACTAGCacacatgggccagaatctcgtcaggaaaataactttgtttttcctgacgagattcttggcaagattctcttgccggccgagtgtacacacactcaattcaaaagaaccgccgttcttttgaatggcacgaacgaggtgacgtcacattcgatgccgtcgctgccattttgcttcaccctacctattccttggaagctaccgcccatgcgtcaaagtaatttcgagcatgcgcgggtttccacggcaacaggtaagtattcagacgctcgggtttctcggccgaAAATCACGACgcgaaaatagagagcaggttctctatttttcacgtcgagattatgggcagttttcttgaggagaaacctgaaagcctcgtacacacgcacggtgtactctgcaagaaagctctgccagcagttttcttgctggtttttgcagagaaaaccgtgcgtgtgtacgaggctttagagcaaATGAGCTGCTCACTTTCCAAAGGGAATTTCCCCTTAGCTTAATGAATGaagtgacttccatcatccaatcatgtgcaaaaaaaaatatgtcgtttttaaaaaaaattccttgtaCGTGATTGggaattctttgcaaagtgaatttttactACATTCATTAAGCTAAATGTAAATCCCCTTGCAAAGTTAATGgtctacctttagtaaatcaaccatagTGAATTACTGAAAATCTTAGCACTCAATCAGAGATCTGCTTACAtcccataaataaaaaaagaaagcaaacaaTGGGTTGTTTGGACTGCAGTCATATATACCTGTGCAATTAGGGGTACATATACAATTTGTGTGTACTGTGCAGCTGCTTAGGGCCCAATTTATAATAAATGTAGTCCTGATAGGTGCTGGGACccttttctctgtcttaaagacTGGGAACATAGATTACTTCAATCTGGTGGCCAACTGATTAAGTGGAAAATGTTTGCTGCATTGGGGGACCTAAAACCTGTTCATGAAATTGAGCCTTTTGGTGACTCTTTCTGCCAATGTTCTGCTTGATGAATACCGGCACCCTAGAAGTATACAGAGCAATACTTATGTGTAAAGTGGAAAAAAACCATAACAACCACTTAGATTTCAGTTTAGTAAAAGCCCATTTCTGTTTGGCTGTTTTATTGAATAAGCCTACAAGTGAGCAACAGCTCTCAAGATACCAAAGAGTCTTCAACAGATCAAGGATAAATATTTCTCTCCTCAGCTGACAACAAACAGTTATATATTCAAGAGCAAAACACATCACACAAACTTTACATAATCATACATCATTGTCTGTGAATATAAACCAAACTAATGTAGACCTCTACTGCCATGTAGAGACCCGTATTCCCATTCCTGAATAGAGAAAGTGGCAATCAGATGTATACTAGAAAATGAAAGCTCTGATTGGCTGTTATGAAATGCTGGGCCTCTGTTTTATAATGTCAAGCAATTTTCTATATTAGCAGCTAATTTTAACTTGTATTCCCTTTGATGGACATCATAATCCaaccatcaaaaaaaaaactgtgcctaACAAAAGAggcagttttttttcttcaaacttGTCTATCATATTCCTTATGTATTGTGTTAGTGTGCCAATATACATCCAAGAAAAAAACAGGAGTAAATGGTCACCTCCACCCAaaaattaatatattattttcATGTGTGTTGCCAACTGAAACTACATGCTGACTTCAGTTCTTATATATTTCAGGGCTGAGATTTTCTGATCAGAGTTTCTAGTTTAATCAAACTTTTAAGGTGATTACAAAGCTAAATTATGTTAGCACTTTGCCCATATGGCCTTTCCATAATGTAAGGGCCTGTGGTTCTGTAAAACATGTTGGGTTCTTCTTCTAACAGCTACTTTATTGTGGGACCCCTAAAACATTTATCAGTAAAGCCTATAAAATCTAAAATTATAAACGCAAATCAAGAGTGTTTGGGGGGTCAATTTAAGTTTCCAATTCAAATTTGAATGCTTAGGAAAGAGGATACAGACAAGGGCAACATGGTGGCTATGTAGTTAGAACACTGATTTACAATAGAGTGCAGAGACTAAACTCATTGTGGGGAAACCTTCCTCTAGAAAATTTGAGAGATACAAAGAAGCCAATTGATGACTCTACCAAGCTATATCAGTTTTTAAAGGGTTGGCTTTTAGGTCCCAAGacataataaacatttttttggaacATCAAATGTGCTTGGTAGTATACATACAAATTTTCCAAGAGGAGTGGTGGTCACCATTTCTGAAACAAAATGTCTATCAGTGCTTAGCCACGTGCATTTTGCAAGCAAATCAAGGAAAAATGTTGGGTCTGGCAGGAGGGCAATCGTCATGAGATCCATAGTGAGGGATCTTGTTGTATATATCTGGTCATAGGCAATTATACAATTCCTATCAAAAGTTATCTGACACTTGAATCAAGCATAAACATTTGCAGTTCCTACCTGATGGTAATAAACATATTagttgtataattgtcaatgttaaatgttacagtAAATGTTACAACTAAAATGCCTTAATGCTGTCGATTAAAATAACCCTTATAATATTACCTTTCAGCAGCACAAACAAATCTCCAGTGCATAAGGATTGGGTAAGAAGGCAGCAAGAGAGACATACTTTAAATAACACTTTGAATTGCAAAAAAAGTTTAGACAGTAGCAGTGAAAGTTTTAACGAAAGATGAAGATAAACATAGTAATCACTTTTTATCATGGCAAACATCATACTGTTCACTTTTAGATGGAATCAATTAGGTAAACACAACAATAAAGATATTATTTGTTGCCAAGTTTTCAATATACATTCACCCTCATATTCTATGTCAAGTATCCTGAGAAATCATTAaccatatacagtgtatatatatatatatatatatatatatatatatatatatatattaatccaTTTTTAGAATATCCTAAATATATTGAAACATTATGGCCCTTGTTGACTTGGCTGGATAGATCTAATATATTAGAAGAGCATAGTAATTTCAAACCCGCATAGAATTATCAAAGAGGATTACCTCATAGCTTGGAGAAATAAGAATATGAGTATTACCTTATAAACATGTTAAGGACAGCCAACTGGACAGTTATTCAGTGGCCCATATAAGCTGTCCAGCACAGTAGCATGCGCAGTCCTCTACATTGGCATGAACATTAAAATATTCTAAGCTAACATAAGAATGGGAACACAACATTTTCTTGAATGGTGTGGACCACAAATTTTACACAACAGTTAAACAACTTTGGGCAGCTACCCTGGGTATCATCATAATCTCAACACTCTGAAAGCCTTCTGTCACAGGGGGCCCCAGGTAAATGCATCATGGAGCAGCAAAGTCACATTTATTGCTAGCGGTGGTCTATAAGAGTCACACCTTGGACTCCTGTGATAATAATAATCCCTGGAAACAATCTAACTCCACTGCCACTGATTTATAGAATATAGTGGTATGCCCTGTGAATATTTACATTCTTCTCAACAAATTAAACATGCAAATCTCTTGTTTTTGTCTTTTGGACTAGTACATTaactataaaaatgaaaaaaattctaACTTACTTACCAAAATTATTAATATGTCATGCAATACATTATAgagacaaaaaacatttttactataTTTATCTTAATAAACACTTTAAAAAGGATATTGCACTTCCCGAGTAAGGTGAAATGTCAGACATATCTTGCATGTCTCCACACTCCGATTTGATGAAGGATAAGGAAAGCCCATCTGTTGAGCTGGGTGGATGGGCTGGAGAGCAAGGGTGGTGGTTCATGTGGTGGGATGACATCTTGGTCCTCAAACTGGTCGTCTCCCTAGTCAAGTCTAGGGACTCTGGGGATGACCTGTCTTTTCCTTGAAAGGCTGATGATGGGGCACCCAAAGGGTTTTGAAATGGGTAAGCCATAAGCGGAAGAGGGAATGGGTGGCGGAAAGAAGAGGATGAGAAGCTGGCAGCAGCTGATAGAGGGGACTGGTGTAATGAAGGATGGTGACTACCAGGTGGAGGCCCAGCAGCAGCCTGCTCATTTGAATTTTTTCGGACAACTAAAGGCAGAGCTTCAGTTTGGTCATTGGAACTAGGCATAGGAACGTTGCCAAATGTGTCCAGGGGGTTTGGAATGATGACATCGCCAAAGCACTGCAGACGTTGGTTGGTAGTATGAAAGTTGTGGTTTTCTCCACTCATTGCAAATCTAGCCTGAGGCATTTGGAGGGGTGGGAAGACCTGAGGAAGTTGGCGTATAGGTTTGGCCGAAAACACTTTGACCACAGTGTCCACTACTTGGGACATGGCTGTGTTCAGTTCTTGTTTTAGTGTTTCTGCCAAGTGTTTACCTTCAGGATGGAAAGTGCTATGAAAATGATCTTTGTCTTTAGGTCCCTCTCTTTTGGGTTGATTATCTGGTGCCATGTCATGCTCCCTGATAAGGGCTCGGGCACGATCAATGAACTGTGCAGCATCTAAGTCAAACATTTCACTATCTGACCTGCCCACAGAATCCCGGGCCCTAGCATCGATTAGTTCAGAATTCATGCTATCTTCGGAAATATTGCCATCTTCATTATTTTCAGAATCAGTGCTATCGTAGATCTGGTAGAACTTCTCCTGCAGCTGGCGCAGCTGTTTTTGCATGTCCTCCAGCTGCTGTTTCAGCTGTCTACGTTCCTCTCGCTTCTGCTCTTTTCGAGCTGAAACCAGCTGCTGGAAACTCTGTTGCTGCTGCTGAGGCAGTTTTTGTTTGCGCTTGTTCTCCCGATAGCTTTCTCGGGGGCTTATGGACCGAGGGGCTCCCTCTCTTTCATTTTCATTGCCCCTCATGGCCAAATTTGGGGAATGGCTCATACCTCTAATTATATTTTCAACCCGGGCACGCTTTGCTCTCAGGTGTTCATCACACAACCGTTCCATTTCTAACTGGCTCAATGTGGGCCTGCCAAAAGGAGAAAGACACTCTTGGGGGCTGTCTCTTGAAGAGTTGCTGCATACATCCTCCTGATGTATCTCGGAGCCTGTGCTGGAGAGCCCACTGGCTGGAAAACCAGGCTCAATGCCACCATTTTTGTTCATGTTATTTTTCAACAGCTGGGAAATGATGGTCGCTCCTGGAAAAGGCATCATGGCATCTTCGTAGGAGTTCGCTCTCTTCAGCAGCTTGCGGAGTACATTTGACTTTTCCCCATCTGCATGCTGGACCACTGAATACTCAACATCCTGCTCGGAACCTTGGGGATTCATGGCACTGTGAAATGCAgctcttgctttagcaaaaaATGCAGATGCTGTCCCTACAGTCCTTTTCACTCCAATGTCAACTCTTCTTCTTTTGGTCTGCCTGCTTAAGAGAGCTGCGCTGTCATGGTCAGGCATCACTGGACTGTTATTGTGCCATCTTCAAAAGCTTGTCAGCTGGGCACAGCTCGAGAATCCTGGGACCCTGGCCAACAGAACAAAAGGACTGATGAATCATTTTCTTTAAATTTCTCCAAATTTCCTGACCTCAAtcctgaataaaaatgcaaaatgcataggCTGTGGGATTTATGGCACATTACAATTATTGCAATTTATTATGCACTCTGcctgaaacatttttaaatatttctgCTTCACTGGTTTAAGATGGATTAagatttaagtaaaaaaaaaaaaaaaacaggaatacaaaataaaataaaaactgcttaAGCACCCGTAATATGATTCTTTTGCTCAAGTGCTTAAAAGGATATGGTTTATCTCCAATAGTAGATTAGAAGAATCCTACTATAGACAAGCAATTGATTACATTTAGATAATATGGACATAGATGAAAGTACTTTCTGCTAAGGAAAAGAGAAATACAAGATGAGAAGAACAAGCAAAAAATCATTTCAGGCAGAGTCATATTAAAAAACTGATGTACTTAAATACCGTAGACCCATAACTAGGTTGTACTTTCTTTTATCAAATGCCTTTGGAGTCTAAGATCTTTTTTGACATTAAAGAAAAATCACACTAAAGAGAGAAAATAGATAAAGTCATTTTATTAAAATTTCTTCCTGTTTGGGCTACCCCATTTCCTTAAGTTTTCTGGCGATGAAGCTACCTGTAAGTACATGGCACTTCATAGAATTTTTCCAGTAAGTTATTAAACAACTAATTTTTTTGTATGGCACCAGAAATTGTGTTTACTAAGCttgataaataattaaaaaaagagacAGGGGTCTAGTTTACATTAGTAAATTAagcagattttaaaaaaaaaagatataactaATGTATAATGTTCAATGGAAAATAACACAAATTCTGCACCCAGGTATGACTTACTAAAGGATGTAAAATTTTATAAGTTTCTTTCGATTGGACAAGTTTATAAAAAGTGAGCTTCCTCTTAT
The sequence above is drawn from the Rana temporaria chromosome 4, aRanTem1.1, whole genome shotgun sequence genome and encodes:
- the PROX1 gene encoding prospero homeobox protein 1, whose protein sequence is MPDHDSAALLSRQTKRRRVDIGVKRTVGTASAFFAKARAAFHSAMNPQGSEQDVEYSVVQHADGEKSNVLRKLLKRANSYEDAMMPFPGATIISQLLKNNMNKNGGIEPGFPASGLSSTGSEIHQEDVCSNSSRDSPQECLSPFGRPTLSQLEMERLCDEHLRAKRARVENIIRGMSHSPNLAMRGNENEREGAPRSISPRESYRENKRKQKLPQQQQQSFQQLVSARKEQKREERRQLKQQLEDMQKQLRQLQEKFYQIYDSTDSENNEDGNISEDSMNSELIDARARDSVGRSDSEMFDLDAAQFIDRARALIREHDMAPDNQPKREGPKDKDHFHSTFHPEGKHLAETLKQELNTAMSQVVDTVVKVFSAKPIRQLPQVFPPLQMPQARFAMSGENHNFHTTNQRLQCFGDVIIPNPLDTFGNVPMPSSNDQTEALPLVVRKNSNEQAAAGPPPGSHHPSLHQSPLSAAASFSSSSFRHPFPLPLMAYPFQNPLGAPSSAFQGKDRSSPESLDLTRETTSLRTKMSSHHMNHHPCSPAHPPSSTDGLSLSFIKSECGDMQDMSDISPYSGTQFYMQEGLSPNHLKKAKLMFFYTRYPSSNMLKTYFSDVKFNRCITSQLIKWFSNFREFYYIQMEKYARQSINDGVTSTDELSITRDCELYRALNMHYNKANDFEVPERFLEVAQITLREFFNAIIAGKDVDPSWKKAIYKVICKLDSEVPDIFRSPNCLQELLHE